One stretch of Segatella copri DNA includes these proteins:
- a CDS encoding phosphoethanolamine transferase encodes MSWKEIIKKCLNVASAPIRRNANFFVFMYLLGMISSIVTTPAKGTLYDNLFLEVFVDLYVVCAVVAIFPKKVRWGLRAVLYIILYSTAAADTYCYVNFGSTLNPSMLMLVGETNSSEASSFLSALISAEVLFSSVGWILLLALIQILIAIFRKRLIKLYVFIITVLELASVKKRLMAIPRMTAAMPASFGILCLIIFIIGCCTSWHNKMAYHKLMNGRTIGEVEHILTEKDHAVLYLPVYRLQFSIYANQLAAHQITQLIHAAHEVKVDSCSYRSPNIVLIIGESFGRHHSQQYGYFMDTTPQQVALEKSRKLTKFTDVVTCWNLTSFVFKNMLSTHVVGEKGEWCDYPLFPEVFRKAGYNVTFITNEFLPQAKEAVYDFSGGFFLNNPELSKIQFDHRNTQLHDLDDGLLKDYDDSLKNFQKEHNLTIFHLMGQHVNYKQRYRTKQARFWASSYEDKRPELTNAQRKMLSHYDNATLYNDSIVAQIVKRFQKQDAIVIYVPDHGEECYEENRGFICRNHSAEIDWPLAHYEFEIPFWIYCSPKYIRNHRDIYRQIRKAKDKRFMTDALPHLLLYLAGIETPTYKEEYNILSPKYDEMRPRILKNSADYDKLRDAHLEKIKKEESKKVKKKERRN; translated from the coding sequence ATGAGTTGGAAAGAAATCATTAAGAAGTGTCTGAACGTGGCTTCTGCGCCGATTCGCAGAAATGCCAACTTCTTTGTGTTCATGTACCTGCTGGGCATGATCAGTTCTATCGTGACTACACCAGCCAAGGGGACTTTATACGACAACCTGTTCCTGGAAGTCTTTGTCGACCTCTATGTTGTGTGTGCCGTTGTCGCCATCTTCCCCAAGAAGGTACGCTGGGGTCTGCGTGCCGTACTATACATTATATTATATAGTACAGCTGCCGCCGACACCTATTGCTACGTGAATTTCGGCTCTACGCTCAACCCTTCTATGCTGATGCTGGTGGGCGAGACCAACAGTTCGGAGGCTAGCAGTTTCCTCTCAGCCCTCATCTCTGCCGAGGTTCTCTTCAGTAGTGTGGGCTGGATCCTGCTTCTGGCTCTCATCCAGATTCTCATCGCCATCTTCCGCAAGCGACTCATCAAGCTATACGTTTTCATCATTACCGTTCTGGAGTTGGCTTCTGTCAAGAAACGGCTGATGGCTATCCCCCGCATGACTGCAGCCATGCCTGCCAGTTTCGGAATCCTATGCCTCATCATCTTCATCATAGGATGCTGCACCTCCTGGCACAACAAGATGGCTTACCATAAACTCATGAACGGTAGAACGATAGGCGAAGTAGAGCATATCCTGACAGAAAAGGATCATGCTGTACTCTATCTGCCTGTCTACCGACTCCAGTTCAGTATCTATGCCAACCAGCTGGCTGCGCATCAGATTACCCAACTCATTCATGCTGCCCACGAAGTAAAGGTTGACAGCTGCAGCTACCGCTCGCCAAACATCGTGCTGATTATCGGCGAAAGCTTCGGCCGCCATCATTCCCAGCAGTACGGCTATTTTATGGATACTACTCCACAGCAGGTAGCCTTGGAGAAATCGCGCAAACTCACCAAGTTTACCGATGTGGTAACCTGCTGGAACCTGACCAGTTTCGTTTTCAAGAACATGCTCTCTACCCATGTGGTAGGCGAGAAAGGCGAATGGTGCGACTATCCGCTCTTCCCTGAAGTGTTCCGAAAGGCAGGCTACAACGTAACCTTCATCACCAACGAATTCCTGCCACAGGCAAAGGAGGCTGTTTACGACTTCAGCGGCGGTTTCTTCCTGAACAACCCGGAACTGAGCAAAATTCAGTTTGACCATCGCAACACCCAGCTCCACGATTTGGACGACGGATTGCTGAAGGATTACGATGACAGTCTGAAGAACTTCCAGAAGGAGCACAACCTCACCATCTTCCACCTGATGGGCCAGCATGTAAACTATAAGCAGCGCTACCGCACGAAGCAAGCCCGGTTCTGGGCAAGCAGTTATGAAGACAAACGTCCTGAACTGACCAATGCCCAGCGCAAGATGCTGAGTCATTACGATAACGCCACCCTCTACAACGACTCTATCGTAGCCCAGATTGTAAAGCGTTTCCAAAAGCAGGATGCAATCGTCATCTACGTGCCCGACCATGGCGAGGAATGCTATGAAGAGAACCGTGGCTTCATCTGCCGTAACCATTCTGCAGAAATCGACTGGCCGCTGGCTCACTATGAGTTTGAAATTCCGTTCTGGATATACTGTTCGCCAAAATATATCAGGAACCACCGCGACATTTACCGTCAGATACGCAAGGCTAAGGACAAGCGCTTCATGACCGATGCCCTGCCTCATCTCCTGCTGTATCTAGCTGGCATTGAGACACCTACCTACAAGGAGGAATATAACATCCTGAGTCCGAAATATGACGAGATGCGACCACGTATCCTCAAAAACTCAGCCGACTACGACAAACTTCGTGATGCGCATTTGGAAAAGATAAAAAAGGAAGAAAGTAAAAAGGTAAAAAAGAAAGAAAGGAGAAACTGA
- a CDS encoding acyltransferase family protein: MNSAILSRPACNALRGLAIIGIFLHNYCHWLGPIVKENEYQYFQHNVDWLNQVMVSMDLNLPVHLLSFFGHYGVPVFLFLSAYGLVMKYEAKPHLSTEQQTRMYSISGKKLTGSINWREPLHFIRYHYLKLFKMMIVGFVAFTMLDLITPGSHHYAALDIVAMLGMFNNVLPNPDNIIWPGPYWFFGLMLQLYIVYRLLLYRRHWGWTAGLMVICIVIQLLLGFDNPESEVMNRYRYNFMGGMLPFGLGILYARYGEKILMTFHSPITNFFGCIFCISLIYSLSGSMVGWTFVPFFFCLLSVLVADLLQNISWLSGIYKVLEWMGSISAALFVCHPITRKIFIPISRQGDIYAGLLLYIISSICLAWLFTQLMKKIPNPKY, translated from the coding sequence ATGAATAGTGCTATTCTATCACGCCCGGCATGCAATGCCCTGAGAGGACTCGCCATTATCGGCATCTTCTTGCATAACTACTGCCATTGGCTGGGACCTATTGTCAAGGAGAACGAGTATCAATACTTCCAGCACAATGTTGACTGGCTGAATCAGGTAATGGTCAGCATGGACCTCAACCTGCCTGTGCACCTGCTCTCGTTCTTCGGCCATTACGGTGTGCCCGTATTCCTCTTTCTGAGTGCTTACGGACTGGTGATGAAATATGAGGCTAAACCTCATCTCTCTACCGAACAGCAGACCAGAATGTACAGCATCTCGGGCAAGAAGCTTACAGGAAGCATCAACTGGCGCGAGCCGCTCCACTTTATCCGCTATCACTATCTGAAGCTCTTCAAGATGATGATAGTAGGTTTCGTGGCATTCACGATGCTCGACCTTATCACGCCTGGCTCTCACCACTATGCAGCGCTCGACATCGTTGCGATGCTGGGCATGTTCAATAATGTATTGCCAAATCCGGATAACATTATCTGGCCGGGTCCGTACTGGTTCTTCGGTCTGATGCTGCAACTCTACATCGTCTATCGTCTGCTGCTCTATCGCCGCCATTGGGGATGGACTGCGGGACTGATGGTAATCTGCATCGTCATCCAGCTCCTCCTGGGCTTTGACAATCCTGAAAGTGAAGTGATGAACCGCTACCGCTACAACTTTATGGGCGGCATGTTGCCATTCGGTCTAGGCATCCTCTATGCCCGCTATGGCGAGAAGATTCTGATGACCTTCCATTCGCCTATCACCAATTTCTTTGGCTGCATCTTCTGCATCTCGCTGATTTACAGTCTGAGCGGCAGCATGGTTGGCTGGACCTTCGTGCCGTTCTTCTTCTGTCTGCTGAGCGTATTGGTAGCCGACCTTCTTCAGAACATCAGTTGGTTATCAGGCATTTATAAGGTATTAGAGTGGATGGGCAGCATATCAGCCGCTCTCTTCGTATGCCACCCTATCACCCGCAAGATATTCATCCCTATCAGCCGTCAGGGCGACATCTATGCCGGCCTGCTCCTCTATATCATATCGAGCATCTGTCTGGCATGGCTCTTCACCCAACTGATGAAGAAGATTCCAAACCCGAAATATTAA
- a CDS encoding acyltransferase family protein yields MNWKIKDIELANISRFRGELMGAAMLFIILFHVGLPREDAFFGLRRMGNVGVDMFLFLSGIGLWFSWMKNPSAKHFFIRRYLRIYPTWLIIACLFYIPSFQGGSTWNWIYLFGEITINWGFWLHDELNFWYIPATMMLYLFAPAYMELIKRHPIYRWLPVVMIMWCILVQYVTPIHQAVGHLEIFWSRVPIFFIGINMGEMVRQKQTLDGASIWMIWLMFLMTLLASIFLEQEKHGMFPLFLERMLYIPLTITSILLLNRIFRRTPSWFNKGFMFVGALSLECYLLHIHFVLKYIEPYHLGYWPTFFICIGITLPTAWILSKIAGWISKELAKFIK; encoded by the coding sequence ATGAATTGGAAGATTAAAGATATAGAACTGGCGAATATTAGCCGGTTTCGCGGCGAGTTGATGGGAGCAGCCATGCTGTTCATCATCCTCTTTCATGTGGGATTGCCTAGAGAAGATGCCTTTTTCGGGCTTCGCAGAATGGGCAATGTCGGTGTAGACATGTTCCTCTTTCTCAGCGGAATAGGTCTCTGGTTCTCGTGGATGAAGAATCCTTCTGCCAAGCATTTCTTCATCCGCCGTTATCTGCGCATCTACCCTACCTGGCTCATCATAGCCTGCCTCTTCTATATCCCTTCTTTCCAGGGCGGAAGCACCTGGAACTGGATCTATCTCTTTGGCGAGATAACCATCAACTGGGGGTTCTGGCTGCATGATGAGCTCAACTTCTGGTACATACCGGCTACGATGATGCTCTATCTCTTTGCCCCTGCCTACATGGAACTCATCAAGCGCCATCCTATCTACCGCTGGCTGCCGGTGGTAATGATTATGTGGTGCATCCTGGTACAATATGTCACCCCGATACATCAGGCTGTAGGACACCTGGAGATTTTCTGGAGCCGCGTACCTATCTTCTTCATCGGCATCAACATGGGTGAGATGGTAAGACAGAAACAGACGCTCGACGGTGCTTCGATATGGATGATATGGCTCATGTTCCTGATGACGCTGCTGGCGAGCATCTTCCTGGAACAGGAGAAGCACGGCATGTTTCCGCTCTTCCTCGAACGCATGCTCTATATCCCGCTTACCATCACCAGCATCCTGCTGCTGAACCGCATCTTCCGCCGCACACCGAGCTGGTTTAACAAGGGGTTCATGTTTGTGGGAGCGCTGAGTCTGGAGTGTTATCTGCTACATATCCACTTCGTTCTGAAATACATTGAACCATATCATTTAGGCTATTGGCCTACCTTCTTCATCTGTATAGGCATCACCCTGCCTACAGCATGGATTCTGAGCAAGATAGCCGGATGGATTTCTAAAGAGTTAGCTAAGTTTATCAAGTAA
- a CDS encoding decaprenyl-phosphate phosphoribosyltransferase: MNENKEDSKGFAALLRLVRPKQWIKNGFIFLPLFFGGALLHTDALLAGLITFFAYSFAASSIYCFNDIYDVEADRRHPVKCHRPIASGAVSIKQAYGLMFLMFALSMGICSLLGSWETMGIIIFYWFLNLGYCAKFKQYAIIDVCIVAFGFVLRLLAGGVATGIVLSKWIVLMTFLITLFMSFAKRRDDVLRMEKTGEAPRKNTIRYNLTFINQAITITASVTLVCYIMYTVSPEVIDNFHTDYLYLTSVFVLVGLLRYIQIAVVDQKSGDPTKIILRDRITQFIVLAWLLSFLILIYIV; the protein is encoded by the coding sequence ATGAACGAGAATAAAGAAGACAGTAAAGGTTTTGCTGCGCTGCTGCGACTGGTTCGCCCGAAGCAATGGATCAAGAATGGCTTTATCTTCTTACCGCTGTTCTTTGGCGGCGCCCTGTTGCATACAGATGCTCTGCTGGCGGGTCTGATTACTTTCTTCGCCTACAGTTTTGCCGCATCGAGCATCTATTGTTTCAACGATATCTATGATGTGGAGGCCGACCGCCGCCACCCGGTCAAGTGCCATCGTCCGATAGCATCGGGAGCGGTCAGCATCAAACAGGCATACGGACTGATGTTCCTGATGTTTGCCCTCTCTATGGGTATATGCAGCCTGCTCGGATCATGGGAGACAATGGGAATCATCATCTTCTATTGGTTTCTGAATCTCGGCTACTGCGCCAAATTCAAGCAATATGCCATCATCGATGTGTGTATCGTGGCTTTCGGTTTCGTACTCCGTCTGCTGGCAGGTGGTGTAGCTACGGGCATCGTACTCAGTAAGTGGATTGTGCTGATGACCTTCCTCATCACCCTCTTCATGAGTTTTGCCAAGCGCCGCGATGATGTGCTGCGCATGGAGAAGACGGGCGAGGCTCCCCGCAAGAATACCATCCGTTACAACCTCACTTTCATCAACCAGGCTATCACGATTACGGCTTCCGTAACCCTGGTATGTTACATCATGTATACGGTGAGTCCGGAGGTGATTGATAATTTCCATACTGATTATCTCTATCTTACGAGTGTCTTTGTGCTGGTAGGTTTGCTGAGATACATCCAGATAGCTGTGGTAGACCAGAAGAGTGGTGACCCTACGAAGATTATCCTGCGCGACCGCATCACCCAGTTTATCGTGCTCGCCTGGTTGCTCTCCTTCCTGATCCTTATTTATATCGTATAA
- a CDS encoding HAD family hydrolase, producing MKKKLYCFDFDGTLTTSDTLLEFIRYAKGTGRFLMVFLMYSPLLVLMKLHLFPNWKAKQLIFAHLFAGMRIEKFDALCRDFAEEYQHLLRPKGVTLVHEALVAGAQVFIVSASIDNWVRPFFKVRGLDGVRVLGTQIEVIDGRLTGKFKSNNCYGEEKVHRICEALTTTTANAYGTPSLSFDRTQYDIEAFGDSRGDKEMLAFANKGHYKPFRI from the coding sequence ATGAAGAAAAAATTATATTGTTTCGATTTCGACGGAACGCTGACAACAAGCGATACCCTGCTGGAATTCATCAGATATGCCAAGGGTACCGGTCGTTTTCTGATGGTTTTCCTGATGTACAGTCCGCTCCTGGTACTGATGAAGCTGCATCTCTTTCCCAACTGGAAGGCGAAGCAACTCATCTTTGCCCATCTTTTTGCCGGCATGCGTATCGAGAAGTTTGATGCGCTCTGCCGCGATTTTGCCGAAGAATACCAGCATCTGTTGCGCCCCAAAGGTGTTACGCTGGTACACGAAGCCCTGGTTGCAGGTGCTCAGGTTTTCATCGTGAGTGCCAGCATCGACAATTGGGTCCGCCCGTTCTTTAAAGTTCGCGGCCTGGATGGAGTCAGGGTTTTAGGCACCCAGATAGAAGTGATTGACGGGAGACTTACCGGCAAGTTCAAGAGCAACAACTGTTATGGCGAGGAAAAGGTACATCGCATCTGCGAGGCACTGACCACCACTACCGCCAATGCCTACGGTACCCCCTCGTTATCTTTCGACCGCACGCAATATGATATTGAGGCATTTGGCGACAGCCGAGGCGACAAGGAGATGCTCGCCTTCGCCAACAAAGGACATTACAAGCCCTTCAGAATCTAG